A region of Peromyscus maniculatus bairdii isolate BWxNUB_F1_BW_parent chromosome 7, HU_Pman_BW_mat_3.1, whole genome shotgun sequence DNA encodes the following proteins:
- the LOC102914793 gene encoding olfactory receptor 8D1-like — MGNGNHSTAAVFVLVGLTQRPELLLPLFLLFLGIYVVTVVGNLGMILLITVSPLLHTPMYYFLCSLSFVDLCYSTVITPKMLVNFLGKKNLIFYSECMAQLFFFVILVVAEGYLLTAMAYDRYVAICKPLLYNVIMSSRLCSLLVLISFILGLLSAIAHTSAMMKLSFCKTHTISHYFCDVLPLLNLSCSNTHLNELLLFIIGGINTLVPTLAVTISYVFIFNSILRIRSSEGRSKAFGTCSSHLMAVGIFFGSITFMYFKPSSSTSLEQEKVSSVFYTTVIPVLNPLIYSLRNKDVKKALGRFLVRR, encoded by the coding sequence ATGGGCAATGGAAATCATTCTACTGCAGCTGTGTTTGTGTTGGTGGGATTAACGCAGCGGCCAGAGCTCCTGCTGCCCCTGTTCCTCCTGTTCCTGGGAATCTATGTGGTAACAGTTGTGGGAAACCTGGGCATGATCCTGCTCATCACAGTCAGCCCTCTGCTGCATACTCCAATGTATTATTTCCTCTGCAGTTTATCCTTCGTTGATCTCTGCTATTCCACTGTAATTACACCCAAAATGCTGGTGAACTTTCTTGGGAAGAAAAATTTGATCTTTTACTCTGAATGCATGGCCCAGCTCTTTTTCTTTGTGATCCTTGTGGTGGCTGAGGGTTACCTCCTGACTGCCATGGCATATGATCgttatgtggccatctgcaaaccATTGCTGTATAATGTGATCATGTCTTCTAGACTCTGCTCACTGTTAGTTCTGATTTCCTTCATCCTAGGCCTTTTGTCTGCCATTGCACATACAAGTGCTATGATGAAACTGAGCTTTTGCAAAACCCACACCATAAGCCATTACTTCTGTGATGTTCTCCCCCTCCTCAACCTCTCCTGCTCTAACACACACCTAAATGAGCTTCTCCTATTTATCATTGGAGGAATCAACACCTTGGTGCCCACCCTAGCTGTGACCATCTCCTATGTCTTCATCTTTAACAGCATCCTTCGCATCAGGTCATCAGAGGGCCGGTCCAAAGCCTTTGGAACCTGCAGCTCTCACCTCATGGCTGTGGGAATCTTCTTTGGGTCTATCACCTTTATGTACTTCAAGCCTTCTTCAAGTACCTCTCTAGAGCAAGAGaaggtttcttctgtattttaTACCACAGTGATCCCTGTACTGAACCCATTAATATATAGTTTGAGGAACAAAGATGTGAAGAAAGCCTTGGGTAGATTCTTGGTGAGGAGATAA